A genome region from Lactobacillus sp. ESL0791 includes the following:
- a CDS encoding NADH-dependent oxidoreductase, which yields MKTLTDNVTFRHGATIKTRIVQSPMLTNSGLNEKVTQDTLDYYGAHSQSAGMIITEYTNVSPNGGPSRSWAPDREQLAVYNDDFKPGLTKLAKVLKKDGNKAILQLVHSGREAEYRHTLGGRVDVPSQMKFSWIDYPLHELTEDEVWQVVKDFGSATKRAIDCGFDGVEIHGANHYLIQQFFSAFSNKRTDYWGGSFEKRMNFPLEVAKEVFRVVNKYAPKDFIIGYRISPEETDDKNNIGYTWHESQQLLKKLTENFEFDYINLSTMDYKGGPEDVAKNYAQLLGEAIQAPTLELISGDIHTVAKMKDALNYVDLVGLGRATLADPQIAYKLANNLEDQIHLQFDEASVKKSHLTPGIIAVVANTPYFGIPGLDYLQSLSTTKLSDAVTHDGAK from the coding sequence TTGAAAACTTTAACCGATAACGTCACATTTCGGCATGGTGCCACAATCAAAACCAGGATTGTTCAGTCACCCATGCTGACCAACAGCGGCCTAAACGAGAAAGTGACCCAGGATACACTTGACTATTACGGGGCACACTCGCAATCAGCCGGCATGATAATCACAGAATATACTAATGTCAGTCCAAATGGCGGTCCGTCGCGATCATGGGCGCCGGATCGCGAACAGTTGGCAGTTTATAATGATGATTTTAAACCTGGACTAACTAAACTTGCCAAAGTTTTGAAAAAAGACGGCAACAAGGCCATCCTGCAACTGGTTCATTCCGGACGCGAAGCCGAATATCGCCACACACTCGGCGGCCGGGTTGACGTGCCCTCACAGATGAAATTTTCCTGGATTGATTATCCCCTGCACGAACTGACCGAAGATGAGGTTTGGCAAGTTGTCAAAGACTTCGGCAGCGCCACTAAACGGGCAATTGACTGCGGCTTTGACGGTGTTGAAATTCATGGCGCCAACCATTACTTGATCCAACAATTTTTCTCGGCTTTTTCCAATAAGCGGACAGATTATTGGGGCGGCAGCTTTGAAAAAAGGATGAATTTCCCGCTAGAAGTAGCAAAAGAAGTCTTCCGCGTCGTTAACAAATATGCGCCAAAGGACTTTATTATCGGTTACCGCATCAGTCCCGAGGAAACTGACGACAAAAATAATATTGGCTATACTTGGCACGAGTCTCAGCAGCTATTAAAAAAACTCACCGAAAATTTTGAGTTTGATTATATTAATTTATCGACAATGGATTACAAGGGCGGACCGGAAGATGTTGCGAAAAATTACGCCCAGCTACTGGGCGAGGCTATTCAGGCTCCAACTTTAGAATTAATTTCCGGCGACATTCATACGGTTGCCAAAATGAAGGACGCACTTAATTATGTTGATCTTGTCGGCCTAGGGCGGGCTACTCTGGCAGATCCGCAGATTGCTTACAAGCTGGCTAATAATTTGGAAGACCAGATCCACCTGCAATTTGATGAAGCCTCTGTTAAAAAGAGCCATCTGACGCCCGGGATTATTGCGGTCGTGGCCAACACGCCGTACTTTGGCATCCCTGGGCTTGATTATCTTCAGTCCCTTTCCACCACCAAATTAAGCGACGCGGTCACCCATGACGGTGCAAAATAA
- a CDS encoding type II toxin-antitoxin system RelB/DinJ family antitoxin yields MATVQIDDQLKKDADRMFGEVGMTTEAAVGIFLTRFVTTGKFPFEIAMTEDQFDEKTRQVYKNALKLHDGENISSYFARLRKDANEKDPT; encoded by the coding sequence ATGGCAACAGTACAAATTGATGATCAATTAAAAAAAGACGCAGATAGAATGTTTGGCGAAGTCGGAATGACAACGGAAGCTGCCGTGGGAATCTTTTTGACGCGTTTTGTGACTACCGGAAAATTTCCATTTGAAATTGCAATGACCGAGGATCAATTTGATGAGAAAACGCGGCAAGTATACAAGAATGCTTTGAAGCTCCATGATGGTGAAAATATCAGCAGTTATTTCGCACGCTTGCGCAAAGATGCAAATGAGAAAGATCCCACTTAA
- a CDS encoding helicase-related protein yields MIKEHTAQLDRKTAKRYQQDFKNKKINILSCSTTFEMGIDIGDLETVFMRNVPPTPANYTQRAGRAGRRSDSSAYVLTYCGTGSHDYTYFMTPEKMISGVINPPYFNVLNKKIIVRHLMACCLGFFFRKNPAYFKTVDGLVFGDGITAFKDYILSKPTDLNHYIDDRVLPENIYSEYHNLKWFDEMGDSDEKLMHFVEELRQMNKEFEDAKTEALKEEKYSDADYYTNQIKKLHKARVIDSLSKYCVIPKYGFPVDLVELQIYNKGIPDNRYDLSRDLKIALSEYAPDSEVIVDGKKYTSKYISLPIASKFAKHYFCMCPNCKKVNIYLSGGDTKICKYCGESVTTKAMEYYIEPVNGFKTGITKESSRMKPKRSYSGEVSYLGGGKIDQEHAEIGKRLIVETSTDDELLVLNRSSFYMCSVCGYSNIAKGNVLAPNRSVKHKNFRQYDCQNEELEELRIGHSFQTDVARVTVPMLQMKSSESYSQALSFMYAFLEGISNAMEIERTDIDGILEMNLKLGSYDILIYDNVPGGAGHAKRLLNKESILKSLRAALAKVSQNCCDENTSCYNCLRNYYNQNYHSRLRRGYAKKILQALLDEIKFLKV; encoded by the coding sequence GTGATTAAGGAGCATACAGCTCAGCTTGATCGGAAAACAGCGAAACGGTATCAGCAAGATTTTAAGAACAAAAAGATAAACATTTTGAGTTGCTCGACAACTTTTGAAATGGGAATAGATATTGGTGATCTTGAGACAGTCTTTATGAGAAATGTGCCACCGACACCGGCTAACTATACTCAAAGAGCAGGACGAGCAGGACGAAGAAGTGATAGCTCTGCATATGTTCTTACATATTGTGGAACCGGCTCACATGATTATACATATTTTATGACTCCAGAGAAAATGATCTCAGGAGTGATTAATCCTCCGTATTTTAATGTTCTCAATAAAAAGATCATTGTTCGTCACCTTATGGCTTGTTGCTTAGGATTCTTTTTTAGAAAGAATCCGGCTTATTTTAAGACGGTTGATGGCTTAGTGTTCGGTGATGGAATAACAGCATTTAAAGATTATATTTTAAGTAAACCTACTGATTTGAATCATTATATTGATGACAGAGTTCTTCCAGAGAATATTTACTCTGAATATCATAATTTGAAATGGTTTGATGAAATGGGCGACAGCGACGAAAAGTTAATGCACTTTGTTGAAGAATTGCGGCAGATGAACAAGGAGTTCGAGGATGCTAAGACTGAAGCTTTAAAGGAAGAAAAGTATTCTGATGCTGATTATTATACCAACCAGATAAAAAAACTTCACAAGGCAAGAGTAATAGATTCGTTATCCAAATATTGTGTCATTCCTAAGTATGGCTTTCCGGTTGATCTTGTGGAACTGCAAATTTATAACAAGGGGATACCTGATAACAGATACGATCTTAGTAGAGATCTGAAGATAGCACTTAGTGAGTATGCACCAGATTCAGAAGTTATTGTGGATGGAAAGAAATACACTTCAAAGTATATTTCTTTACCTATAGCTTCTAAATTTGCTAAACACTATTTTTGTATGTGTCCTAACTGTAAAAAGGTCAATATCTATTTGAGCGGAGGAGATACAAAAATTTGTAAGTATTGTGGCGAATCTGTCACTACGAAAGCAATGGAATATTACATTGAACCTGTAAACGGTTTTAAAACAGGTATAACGAAAGAAAGCTCAAGAATGAAGCCTAAAAGATCGTATTCAGGAGAAGTTTCATATCTCGGTGGGGGAAAGATTGATCAGGAGCATGCAGAAATAGGCAAGAGATTAATAGTTGAGACCAGTACTGACGACGAATTGCTCGTGTTGAACCGCTCTAGTTTTTATATGTGTTCGGTTTGTGGATATAGTAATATAGCAAAAGGCAATGTATTAGCACCTAATAGATCTGTTAAGCATAAAAACTTTAGGCAATATGATTGTCAGAATGAGGAATTAGAAGAATTGAGGATAGGTCATAGCTTCCAAACAGATGTGGCGCGGGTTACAGTTCCAATGCTTCAAATGAAGTCTAGTGAAAGTTATTCCCAGGCATTGTCATTTATGTATGCTTTTCTTGAAGGTATTAGCAATGCCATGGAGATTGAGCGTACAGATATTGATGGTATTCTGGAGATGAATTTGAAGTTGGGAAGCTATGATATACTGATCTATGATAATGTGCCGGGTGGTGCTGGACATGCTAAGAGACTGTTAAATAAGGAGTCGATACTTAAGTCTTTAAGAGCAGCATTAGCAAAGGTTTCTCAGAATTGTTGTGATGAAAATACATCTTGCTATAATTGCTTGAGAAATTATTATAACCAAAATTATCATAGCAGACTGCGCAGAGGCTATGCTAAAAAAATACTGCAGGCGCTTTTGGACGAGATTAAATTTCTTAAGGTTTGA